The following coding sequences are from one Apodemus sylvaticus chromosome X, mApoSyl1.1, whole genome shotgun sequence window:
- the LOC127674779 gene encoding G-protein coupled receptor 83-like, which translates to MDAPTTDVPPEDYQSPGTMGFGDELTPEALSVPSGFDDLITSTTSQVLQAASNAGRNGMLSKMDKLADHMSNTGDLADTSGPLDLEIVSQDEQVQFWLVVGYTIVVFAAIIGNWVLNHIIMKYKRVHTATGLFVVNISVTNMMLALLSSPFTMVRYLCNSLVFGKMTCHLSRFAQYSCAYVTVMSMAAISLDRHRVMLYPLKARITPMQGNVCIIIIWIVSTCAALPHAVYQKLYQVEFGNTTEESACLPSFPYTSKSTWKYLDLGTFLVFFILPLLVLVAVYGHVAKKLWIHDAVDDINIHTYICQRGKKKQTLKMLMTVVLLYAISWIPLNVYLVLLSSESISSHNGLYFFLHWLAISSSCYNPYIYCWLSDSFRIEVQKVIMEIQKMLLDKISRLRGEHRRLSSVSHTHTPASVDSNPGVPKFPRFRDFDELPSPPPSPAVEISFLHSVPRV; encoded by the exons ATGGATGCTCCAACCACAGATGTGCCCCCAGAGGATTACCAGAGCCCTGGCACCATGGGCTTTGGGGACGAGCTGACTCCAGAGGCTCTGAGTGTACCTAGTGGTTTTGATGACTTGATCACTTCTACCACCTCCCAGGTGCTTCAGGCCGCATCCAACGCTGGCCGCAATGGCATGTTGTCCAAGATGGATAAGTTGGCAGACCACATGTCCAACACGGGAGACCTGGCTGACACATCCGGTCCCCTAGATTTGGAAATTGTATCCCAGGATGAGCAGGTGCAATTCTGGTTAGTGGTAGGGTACACCATAGTGGTCTTTGCTGCCATCATAGGCAACTGGGTCTTAAACCACATAATTATGAAGTATAAGAGGGTACACACTGCCACCGGCCTCTTCGTCGTCAACATTTCTGTGACCAACATGATGCTCGCTCTTCTCAGCTCTCCCTTCACCATG GTGCGCTATCTGTGTAATTCCTTGGTGTTTGGAAAGATGACATGTCACCTCAGTCGCTTTGCCCAGTACTCATGTGCCTATGTAACTGTGATGAGCATGGCAGCTATTTCCCTGGATCGACATCGG GTGATGCTATATCCTCTGAAGGCCCGGATTACTCCCATGCAAGGCAATGTCTGCATCATCATTATCTGGATTGTGAGCACTTGTGCTGCTTTGCCACATGCCGTTTACCAGAAGCTTTACCAAGTGGAATTTGG CaacacaacagaggaatctgcctgcctcccaagtttcCCTTATACTTCTAAATCCACATGGAAATACCTTGACCTGGGCACCTTTCTGGTGTTCTTCATCTTGCCTTTGCTGGTGCTGGTGGCTGTCTATGGTCATGTGGCCAAAAAGCTGTGGATCCATGATGCTGTTGATGACATCAATATCCACACTTACATCTGCCAGCGTGGAAAGAAGAAGCAGACCCTAAAGATGCTGATGACAGTGGTGCTTCTGTATGCAATCAGCTGGATCCCCCTCAATGTTTACCTGGTGCTCCTGTCAAGTGAATCCATCTCAAGCCACAATGGTCTCTACTTTTTCCTCCACTGGCTAGCAATTAGTAGTTCCTGCTACAACCCCTACATTTATTGCTGGCTCAGTGATAGTTTCCGTATTGAAGTTCAGAAAGTCATCATGGAAATCCAGAAGATGCTACTAGATAAAATCAGCCGCCTTAGGGGAGAGCATCGCCGACTGAGCTCTGTATCTCATACCCACACCCCTGCCAGTGTGGATTCCAATCCAGGAGTGCCCAAATTCCCACGATTCAGAGATTTTGATGAGCTGcccagtccccctccctccccagcagtGGAAATCTCCTTTCTCCATTCAGTGCCTAGAGTTTAA